CACCTCGACTCTGCCGTCGGCGTCCTGACCCCAGCCGCCGACGATGCGACCGTCGCACCACGCCGTCGGCCCTCCGTTGCCGTTCGTGTCGAACACCTGACTGCGATGCCCGCCGAGATACCAGTCGCGGTCGAACCACCCCATCGTCGTGACGTCGAGCGCGGGCAGCAGGGCACACCACGGCTCGACCGCCGGCTCCTCCTCCAGATCGTCGGGCAACGCGACGCCCGGTGTCCCGTCCAGATCCACCTCGACGGCCTCGAGATCGGCCAGCGCCTGGCGTGCCCACGTGAGCGTGTTGCCAAACCACCACTTGATGTCCGTAATCGTCGTCGGGCCGAACGCCCACAGCCACCTGCGCACCAGCTCGTTCCGCGCGGCCTCCGGGGGTGCGGCATCGGGCGTCGGACCAAGCCAGTCGGCCATCGACACCCAACGTGGCCGCGAAACCGTCCAGGCCCCGTCGTTGGGTCCGCGGACGATGTCGCCCCGCACCGACAGCACCGTCAGAATCCTTGGCGCCAAGGGTGTTTCGCCGCCCCAACGCTTACCCGGTGCCGGATCGTGTTGACCCGCCAGCTCGGGAAGCGCCGCGCGCAGATCCTTGGCGCTGGTCGGTCCATGCTCGGCAAGATGGCCCAGAACTGCATCGGAGGCGGCAGCCAGCCATGCGTCACCGTCGTCGCACACCCCTGCTTTCTGAGCGTCGGCCACCACCTTGCGGCGCTCGTTCTCGGCGACTCGGTCGCTGGCCGCCGCCTGGATCAGCGGCAGATCCTCAGCCCGCACCACCCATAAAGTCCGCCGCATCGCCAGATGCTTCACCAGACTCCGGCTCTCGTACAGCGCGACATCCAGATCGGCGACCGCGAAGCCGGGCACCCGCGCCCACAACGACAGATACGGCGTCGCCGGATCGGTGGCGTGCAGCCCGACGACACGGCCTGCGACATCGACCGGACTCTGGGCGGGTGCGCTGAGAAAGTGCCGCCTCGCGAGCCGGGCCCGCCGTTCGGCAACCGTGAATGACCGCATCGCCTGCGAACGCTACCTGCGAAGACCGACAAAATTTGGGATCGGTAGCGGTCTGCGCCGCCTTGACTGGGCAGCACGACGACGCCAGTGGGGCGACGTATGACGAAGGGAAGATCGATGAATCGAGTTGTCGCGGGTGTGGTCGGACTGGCTCTCGGTACGGCCGTTCTGGTGGGCTGCTCGGACGATAAGAAGCCAGAGGCCGCGCCTAGTCCGGCGACCGGAAACACCTCGGTGAGCACGAGCGGCTCGACCGAGGTCAAGGTTGGCGGTAGCGACCTGGCCGGTCTGGACCTGAACACGGTGACCTGCGTGAAGCAGGGCGGCAAGATCAACGTTGCGAGCGCTGCGATCAACGGCCAGGCCGGTCTTGCCGTCGTGATGACGGACGAGGCGACACCGACCGTCGAATCGCTGGGTATGACGGTGGACGGCAACGCCCTCGCCGTCACCAACATGATGGGCGCGAAGACGGGCTCCGCTGAGGTGAAGGTGGACGGCAGCACCTACACCATCACCGGTGAGGCCGCAGGCGCCGATCTGGCGAATCCGATGGCCGGCATGATCACCAAGCCGTTCACGATCAAGGTGACCTGCACCTGATCGGCAGGTTGCCGGAAGCGGCGGACGTACCCTCCACGTCCGCCGCTTCCTATCATTCAGGAATGACGATCGTGGCCGACCTCGAGCGGGCACGCCACCTGATACTGGCCGCGGACGAGTTCACGGCCAAGGATCTGCTGCTCTCCCTCGTCCCCGGCATCGAAGCGGCCGGCCGCGACGACTGGCTCCTCGAGGTCTACGCGCAGCTGGGCCAGCTCTACCTCGTGCGCACGGCATACGAGGGGACCGAGGAGTCCGTGCGGCGCATCCGCGAATGCCTTGACACGTATACGGCTATCCGGGCGGGCACCCGGCCCGATCTGGTGCCGCAGGTGACGATGTCGGACGCCGAGATCGACCACATGATCTGTCGATACTCGCGCCGGACGCAGTTCCTGCAGACAGGCCTGGCCGCCGCGCACGGCGAACACGAAGCCGCGGAGGCCGCCCTGCTGGTCCTCACCGAGGACACCCGCGACGACTTTCCGGATCTCGCCGACGAGCACCGCCGATACATCACGTTCGCGCAGATACTGTGCGCCAACGCGCTCTGCGAGGACGATCTGCACGTGCAGTCGGTTCACCTGTGGGAGAAGGTCATCGACGCGATCGACGCCATGCACGGCGACGACGAGTTCGACGACTATCTGCTGGTTTTCGGCGCCACCTCCTACGGCAGGTTCTGTGTCGAGACAGGCCGACTGCTGCAAGCCGAACCGTGGCTGCGGCGGGCAGGCGCACGGGCGGAGGCGCGCGGCTGGGCATTGGGTGCGGCACGCGCGAAGTTCGAACGGGCCACTGTGGCATGGGCGGTGGGGGATCGTCGGTTGGCACAGGATCTGGCACATGCGTCCTATCCCGCGATCGCCGAGGGGCTGCGCGCACATGATGTGTCGCGGTGCTGGCTGTACTTCGGGCTGATCTCGCTGTCCATCCAGGAGCTCGACGACGCCGACGAACGCTTCGGAAACGCCGAGCGGCACTGGCGCGAGATCGAGAAGCCGATACACATTCATCGTATTCTGTTGCAGCGCAGCTGGGTTGACATCTTCCGCGGCGACTTCGACGCCGCGCGCCGGCGGACCGAAGAAGCGCGCCAACTGCTCGATTCGTGGCCGCGACACAGCTGGCTGCAGTACGCCCGCCTGCATTTCCACATTGGCAGCATCTGGCGGGCCGACGCCCTGGCCGACCCGGTGAACAGGGCAGAAAAACTCGAGATAGCCGCCGAGCTGATGGTGCCCGCAGCGCTGGCCGTCGACTCGGTGCGACATGCCATCGCCGACGCCGACGCTCGAATGCGCTGGGCCGCCCACGTGTCTGCCCGCATGCTCTCCGGCGCCTTCGCCGTCGCCTGGGAGTGGGGTAGCGCCGAACTGCTCAGCGAGCTGGTCGAGTATCACAGTGCGCGAGGAACTTTCAGCGCCGAACCCGACCGGGAACCCGCCGACTGGACACGCACCGCGACCGTCTCGGTGCCGCTCGAGACCGTCGACGACTATGCGCTGGTCGCCGCCGGGGAGTCGGTGCCGGGTAGACGCGCGGCGCTAACGCGGCTCGGCCCGCTGCCGCCGTTGCAGATGGACCCGAGGACCGGCGCGATACTGACCCGCTATCGCGAACTGGCGGCCGCGCGGTACGGTCGCGCCGTGACGGCCCCCGGTCCGATGTGGGCAACGTGGCCGTGACCGAAACAATGGCCGAAACCGCCACTCTCGTCCTGCGATTCGCGGACGTCGGAGTCGCCACATATGTCAGCCTGCGCGTCGTGGGCGAGCCCGCCAGGACGGTGACGTGGGTGCTGGAGGAGGCGGCGCTCAAGGTCGCAGTCGACGAGCTGAGCGGTG
The nucleotide sequence above comes from Mycolicibacterium moriokaense. Encoded proteins:
- a CDS encoding winged helix DNA-binding domain-containing protein — its product is MRSFTVAERRARLARRHFLSAPAQSPVDVAGRVVGLHATDPATPYLSLWARVPGFAVADLDVALYESRSLVKHLAMRRTLWVVRAEDLPLIQAAASDRVAENERRKVVADAQKAGVCDDGDAWLAAASDAVLGHLAEHGPTSAKDLRAALPELAGQHDPAPGKRWGGETPLAPRILTVLSVRGDIVRGPNDGAWTVSRPRWVSMADWLGPTPDAAPPEAARNELVRRWLWAFGPTTITDIKWWFGNTLTWARQALADLEAVEVDLDGTPGVALPDDLEEEPAVEPWCALLPALDVTTMGWFDRDWYLGGHRSQVFDTNGNGGPTAWCDGRIVGGWGQDADGRVEVRLLEDVGRAATKALQRRADELTEWLDGVRISPRFPSPLSKAR
- a CDS encoding lipoprotein LpqH, which translates into the protein MNRVVAGVVGLALGTAVLVGCSDDKKPEAAPSPATGNTSVSTSGSTEVKVGGSDLAGLDLNTVTCVKQGGKINVASAAINGQAGLAVVMTDEATPTVESLGMTVDGNALAVTNMMGAKTGSAEVKVDGSTYTITGEAAGADLANPMAGMITKPFTIKVTCT